In a single window of the Biomphalaria glabrata chromosome 5, xgBioGlab47.1, whole genome shotgun sequence genome:
- the LOC129926421 gene encoding galactocerebrosidase-like, producing MPGIKLQVTTMGCHTRNGLITALEPWSAHTTQFTSIGWKYLNHDSGIGKLPKSGSYVGLISPDGTDLTIVIETITHDHSICLGPGIPWYDVHPQLVTLNLKGSLFVSDQAVLKLGLDEVYKLTTTSTGQKESYTDPLPPNHILCLILMTLKKDPQKPCILNTAT from the exons ATGCCTGGAATCAAATTGCAAGTTACTACTATGGGCTGCCATACTAGAAATGGTCTTATAACTGCATTAGAACCTTGGTCAG CACATACAACTCAATTTACTTCTATTGGTTGGAAATATTTAAATCATGACAGTGGCATAGGTAAATTACCAAAAAGTGGATCTTATGTTGGATTGATCAGCCCTGATGGAACTGACCTAACCATTGTAATTGAAACCATA acTCATGACCACTCTATTTGTCTAGGTCCTGGTATACCCTGGTATGATGTTCACCCACAACTTGTAACTTTAAATCTTAAAGGAAGTTTG TTTGTGTCTGACCAAGCAGTTCTCAAGTTAGGGCTTGATGAAGTCTACAAACTGACCACTACATCTACTGGACAAAAAGAATCATACACtgaccccctccctcccaaccATATCCTCTGCCTTATCTTGATGACTTTGAAG AAAGATCCACAAAAGCCTTGTATTCTTAACACAGCtacttga
- the LOC129926468 gene encoding THO complex subunit 2-like has translation MRWHSSPAIYEKECFNFPGFLTVFRKGTDMNNKMNRLDYENYRHVCHKWHFRLTKILPHFPRMTQIGMAIERQVDKLSKEEKDKRPDIYALVIGYAGQSKSKKPTWVQETEFHIKEVSLLSNCMHIYNINFI, from the exons ATGAGGTGGCACAGCAGTCCAGCTATCTATGAAAAG gagTGCTTCAACTTTCCAGGTTTTCTAACAGTCTTCCGTAAAGGAACTGATATGAATAACAAAATGAACAGACTTGATTATGAGAATTACAGACATGTTTGTCATAAATGGCATTTTAGGCTAACTAAG aTTTTGCCTCACTTTCCAAGAATGACTCAGATTGGAATGGCCATAGAAAGACAAGTGGATAAACTTAGTAAAGAGGAGAAGGATAAAAGACCAGATATTTATGCATTAGTTATAGG GTATGCTGGACAGTCAAAGAGCAAGAAACCAACTTGGGTACAAGAAACGGAATTCCATATAAAAGAAGTGAGTCTGTTGTCAAACTGTATGCACATTTacaacattaattttatttaa
- the LOC129926465 gene encoding THO complex subunit 2-like → MILETFPWLPSTLADVLEIVDVETACSDELTREKFITLVGALPNTIIADCLLKERLDQDSLELVGLVSSQVGYNQKYVKTETRLYYKQQKFNLLREESEGYSKLITKLNPDFNLKISWEQVLQNIQSLIGCFDLHSNRMLDVILEAFECHPEECLFYVPLLRAYIIDKLTLCHILGFKFHFRESADWSTHKSLFTCAALLLKNELVDLDDLYPYLLPADSEIIPFHNKEVSDAKAYAKKLSTVILAYKKEDEKKEEEQQIIDLVKYDELKKLEKDKKNHKPVSKKRK, encoded by the exons ATGATTTTG gaAACATTTCCATGGCTACCATCTACACTTGCTGATGTACTGGAAATAGTGG atGTTGAAACTGCTTGCTCTGATGAATTGACAAGAGAGAAATTTATTACACTAGTTGGGGCATTACCA AACACTATTATAGCTGATTGCCTTTTAAAAGAAAGATTAGACCAAGACTCCTTAGAGTTGGTTGGTTTAGTCAGTTCTCAAGTTGGATATAATCAGAAATATGTGAAGACCGAAACTCGACTTTA ttacaaGCAGCAGAAGTTTAATTTGTTAAGAGAAGAAAGTGAAGGCTACTCAAAATTAATCACTAAATTAAATCCAGATTTCAATCTCAAGATTTCCTGGGAACAAGTGCTGCAGAATATTCAATCATTGATTG gttGTTTTGATCTTCATTCTAACCGCATGTTAGACGTTATCCTTGAAGCTTTTGAATGCCATCCTGAAGAATGCCTCTTCTATGTTCCACTCCTGCGCGCATACATTATAGACAAGTTGACTTTGTGCCATATTCTAGGATTTAAATTTCACTTCAGAGAG TCTGCTGACTGGAGCACTCACAAATCATTGTTCACATGTGCAGCACTTTTATTAAAGAATGAGCTGGTAGATCTAGATGACTTGTATCCTTAT TTATTACCAGCAGACTCTGAAATAATTCCATTTCACAACAAAGAAGTCTCAGATGCCAAAGCCTATGCTAAAAAGCTGAGTACTGTGATATTGGCTTATAAAAAAGAGgatgaaaagaaagaagaagaacaaCAGATTATTGATTTG GTCAAATATGATGAACTGAAAAAGTTGGAGAAGGACAAAAAGAATCATAAG CCTGTCAGCAAGAAACGTAAATAG